In Verrucomicrobiia bacterium, one DNA window encodes the following:
- a CDS encoding sodium:solute symporter produces MSSLDWAVIGLYFLIIGIVAWWYGRNQKDTKDFFLAGRNAGWITIGASIFTSNIGSEHIVGLAGQGAATGMAMAHWELHAWVLIMLAGLFVPFYYKSGVETIPEFLEKRFSARTRLILSGVSLVAYVFTKVSVTVYAGAIVFQALLPEVAIKVGGATLDAFWIGAFSTVVITGVYTVFGGMRAIMATATPQAVIILLGSFIITYIGLDKLGGWGELVTMAKANADQFALWRPLSDPNFPWLGVLIASPIIGIWYWCTDQYIVQRTLAAKDLATARRGALFGGLLKVWPVLIFLIPGMIGWALHQKGIITLPPKMVGGVQVAAIDGDRVFPTLVTALLPSGIRGLIVACLLAALMSSLASLFNSSASLFTVDVYEKIRPGQSPKHLLMVGRIATTVVVGLGIIWIPVMAKISGGGLYQYLQSVQGYLAPPITAVFLLGLFWNRVNSAGATWGLAGGFILGMIKLTMQSMYGVGKRETPALFAAIGDFNFLYATGVLMAASIIIMVVVSLMTPPPPREKINGLTYSTIHVGQTAAEIKNSWDFGNKLMAALILLLVGGMYLYFSFWLK; encoded by the coding sequence ATGTCCTCATTAGATTGGGCCGTTATAGGCCTGTATTTCCTAATCATCGGCATCGTCGCCTGGTGGTATGGGCGAAACCAGAAAGATACCAAGGACTTCTTCCTGGCCGGACGAAACGCAGGATGGATCACCATCGGCGCGTCGATCTTCACTTCGAACATCGGCTCCGAACACATCGTCGGTCTTGCAGGCCAGGGCGCGGCGACGGGCATGGCGATGGCTCACTGGGAACTTCACGCCTGGGTGCTCATCATGCTGGCGGGTTTGTTCGTGCCGTTCTATTACAAGTCCGGCGTCGAAACGATCCCGGAGTTCCTGGAGAAACGCTTCAGCGCGCGCACCCGCCTGATCCTGTCAGGCGTTTCGCTCGTCGCCTACGTCTTCACAAAGGTCAGCGTCACCGTGTATGCGGGCGCAATCGTGTTCCAGGCGCTTCTCCCAGAAGTCGCAATAAAAGTTGGCGGTGCGACTTTGGATGCGTTCTGGATCGGCGCGTTCTCGACAGTCGTGATCACGGGAGTTTACACAGTCTTCGGTGGCATGCGCGCCATCATGGCTACCGCAACTCCGCAGGCCGTCATCATCCTGCTCGGTTCGTTCATCATCACCTACATCGGTCTCGATAAGCTCGGCGGGTGGGGCGAACTCGTAACGATGGCCAAGGCAAATGCCGATCAATTCGCGCTGTGGCGGCCTTTATCTGACCCCAATTTCCCATGGCTCGGCGTGCTGATCGCATCCCCGATCATCGGAATCTGGTATTGGTGTACTGACCAGTATATTGTGCAACGCACGCTGGCGGCCAAGGATCTCGCCACAGCACGCCGTGGTGCGCTGTTCGGCGGGTTGCTCAAAGTGTGGCCTGTGTTGATCTTCCTCATCCCCGGCATGATCGGCTGGGCGCTGCATCAAAAGGGCATCATCACGCTGCCACCGAAAATGGTCGGCGGAGTTCAAGTGGCAGCGATCGATGGCGATCGCGTGTTCCCCACCCTGGTGACCGCTCTCCTGCCTTCAGGTATCCGCGGCTTGATCGTGGCGTGCCTGCTGGCTGCGTTGATGAGTTCACTGGCTTCGCTCTTCAACTCCAGCGCGTCGCTTTTTACCGTCGATGTCTATGAAAAGATTCGCCCCGGACAGTCACCCAAGCACTTGCTGATGGTCGGCCGAATTGCGACGACGGTCGTTGTCGGTTTGGGAATCATATGGATCCCGGTCATGGCAAAAATATCGGGAGGTGGTCTCTACCAATATTTGCAGAGCGTCCAGGGCTACCTGGCGCCGCCGATCACCGCGGTCTTTCTGCTCGGGCTGTTCTGGAATCGCGTCAACTCCGCAGGCGCGACCTGGGGCCTGGCGGGCGGGTTCATCCTCGGCATGATCAAGCTCACGATGCAAAGCATGTACGGCGTTGGCAAACGCGAGACACCCGCGCTGTTCGCCGCGATCGGCGACTTCAACTTCCTCTACGCCACGGGCGTGTTGATGGCCGCAAGCATCATCATAATGGTCGTTGTCTCGCTCATGACGCCGCCGCCGCCGCGCGAGAAAATCAATGGCCTCACCTACAGCACCATTCACGTGGGACAAACCGCCGCGGAAATCAAGAACAGCTGGGACTTCGGCAATAAACTCATGGCCGCCCTCATCCTGTTGCTGGTTGGCGGGATGTATCTCTACTTCAGCTTCTGGCTGAAGTAG
- the msrB gene encoding peptide-methionine (R)-S-oxide reductase MsrB: MLQFGMSRIRLAALAVAGGLTLALPILLVAQSARTTTNRAAIQTPQMQRATNSPMTTFNKPDPAELKQKLTPLQFNVTQNAGTEPAFRNEFWNNHQHGIYLDIVSGEPLFSSLDKYDSGCGWPSFTKPIQKALVVEKTDRSHGMERIEVRSKTADSHLGHVFNDGPAPSHLRYCINSASLKFVPVEEMEAKGFGAYLEPFIKAGVYSAKK; this comes from the coding sequence ATGCTACAGTTCGGCATGTCCCGAATCCGCCTTGCCGCACTTGCCGTCGCTGGAGGTTTGACCCTGGCGCTGCCAATCCTGCTGGTTGCGCAATCTGCACGGACAACCACAAACCGCGCTGCGATTCAAACGCCGCAAATGCAGCGTGCAACCAATTCGCCCATGACCACGTTCAACAAACCCGATCCCGCTGAATTGAAGCAGAAGCTGACGCCCCTTCAGTTCAACGTCACCCAGAATGCAGGAACCGAGCCCGCGTTTCGCAACGAGTTCTGGAACAACCACCAGCACGGCATCTATCTTGACATCGTTTCAGGTGAACCGCTGTTCAGCTCGCTGGACAAATACGATTCGGGTTGCGGCTGGCCCAGCTTCACGAAACCCATTCAGAAAGCGCTCGTCGTTGAGAAGACCGATCGATCCCACGGGATGGAACGCATTGAAGTCCGCTCCAAAACCGCTGATTCGCACCTTGGCCATGTCTTCAACGACGGTCCCGCGCCGAGCCACCTGCGGTATTGCATCAACTCCGCCTCATTGAAGTTCGTGCCCGTTGAAGAGATGGAGGCGAAAGGTTTCGGAGCATACCTCGAGCCCTTCATCAAGGCCGGCGTCTATTCCGCAAAGAAATAA
- the cysS gene encoding cysteine--tRNA ligase, with protein MALRLFNTLTRSVQDFTPLDPAGKRVGMYCCGPTVYDYAHIGNCRTFVFSDLVRRYLEFRGYAVTHVMNITDVEDKIIRRVRESNTPLRDYTAKYEQAFLGDLKTLACLEPHQRPHATDYIPDIIELIAKLIARGIAYKTPDGSVYFSIEKYRGCGCHYGQLLNLNFEEMRVGERVRSDEYAKESVADFALWKARVPEDGDVFWPSPWGDGRPGWHIECSAMSMKILGPSFDLHLGGEDLIFPHHEDEIAQSEGAGMQAQGQRFVKHWMHGAHLLVEGKKMSKSLGNFFTLRDLLDKGFNGREIRYLLLQAHYRETFNFTIEGLQGARTALARIDECLGKLRERSTAAKAAPGTELVNQFTEALDNDLNISGAWGCVFEWVRETNKRLADAAFTASDAAAALGGWDRINTVLGLAAPEESEAPPELLALLEERQAARKAKDFKRSDAIRDELKAKGWIIEDSPKGSKLKKA; from the coding sequence ATGGCCCTAAGACTGTTCAACACTCTCACGCGCTCGGTTCAGGATTTCACCCCGCTCGACCCCGCTGGAAAACGCGTGGGAATGTATTGCTGCGGCCCCACTGTTTACGATTACGCCCACATCGGAAACTGCCGCACATTCGTGTTCAGCGATCTCGTCCGCCGATACCTTGAGTTCCGCGGCTACGCTGTCACCCACGTGATGAACATCACGGACGTCGAGGACAAGATCATCCGGCGCGTCCGCGAGTCCAATACGCCGCTCAGGGATTACACGGCGAAATACGAACAGGCATTCCTCGGCGACCTGAAAACCCTTGCCTGCCTCGAACCGCATCAGCGGCCGCACGCGACGGATTACATCCCTGACATTATCGAGCTGATTGCAAAGCTCATCGCGCGCGGGATCGCCTACAAAACACCTGATGGCTCGGTCTATTTCAGCATCGAAAAATATCGCGGCTGCGGCTGCCATTACGGCCAGCTGCTCAACCTGAACTTCGAGGAAATGCGCGTGGGCGAGCGCGTTCGGAGCGACGAATATGCAAAGGAATCCGTCGCGGACTTTGCTTTGTGGAAAGCGCGCGTGCCGGAAGATGGCGACGTGTTCTGGCCAAGCCCGTGGGGCGACGGCCGTCCCGGCTGGCACATCGAATGTTCGGCGATGAGCATGAAAATCCTCGGGCCGAGCTTCGATCTCCACCTGGGCGGCGAAGACCTGATCTTTCCGCATCATGAAGACGAAATCGCGCAGAGCGAAGGCGCGGGCATGCAGGCGCAAGGCCAGCGTTTTGTGAAGCATTGGATGCACGGAGCGCACCTGCTCGTCGAAGGCAAGAAGATGAGCAAGTCGCTCGGAAACTTTTTCACATTGCGCGACCTCCTGGACAAGGGATTCAACGGACGCGAAATCCGCTACCTGCTCCTTCAAGCGCATTATCGCGAGACGTTCAATTTTACGATTGAAGGTTTGCAAGGCGCACGCACCGCGCTGGCGCGCATCGATGAGTGCCTCGGCAAGTTACGCGAGCGCTCAACGGCGGCGAAGGCGGCGCCTGGGACGGAACTCGTGAACCAATTCACGGAAGCGCTGGACAACGACTTGAACATCTCAGGCGCGTGGGGCTGCGTGTTCGAATGGGTCCGCGAAACCAACAAACGCCTCGCGGACGCGGCCTTCACGGCTTCTGACGCCGCTGCCGCGCTTGGAGGCTGGGACAGGATCAATACGGTTCTCGGCCTCGCTGCTCCTGAGGAATCTGAAGCGCCCCCTGAACTGCTCGCCCTGTTGGAGGAACGCCAGGCCGCACGCAAGGCAAAGGATTTTAAGCGCTCAGATGCCATTCGCGACGAATTGAAGGCGAAGGGTTGGATTATCGAAGACAGCCCGAAGGGATCGAAGCTCAAGAAGGCTTGA
- the tmk gene encoding dTMP kinase has protein sequence MAGLFITFEGTEGCGKSTQLALLADRLRTIGHTVRTLREPGGTAIGEEIRHTLKHSPANHGMTPEAELLLLNASRAQLVREVIRPALASGEIVLCDRFLDSTIVYQGHGRQLDLGMIRSIIDLAVGGTRPTVTLLLRVSQNVSEARQRARAAQQPVVRDRFEEADRSFFSRVELGYDEIARAERERIRIVEANQSVEAVAAAVWTEVERFLKPPASA, from the coding sequence ATGGCAGGATTGTTCATCACGTTCGAGGGAACGGAAGGATGCGGAAAGTCGACGCAACTCGCGCTGCTCGCAGATCGTCTTCGCACGATCGGCCATACGGTGCGGACATTGCGTGAGCCCGGCGGGACTGCGATTGGGGAAGAAATTCGCCACACCCTGAAGCACAGTCCTGCCAACCATGGCATGACTCCGGAGGCTGAGCTGCTGCTGCTGAACGCGAGCCGCGCGCAGCTGGTCAGGGAAGTCATCCGCCCTGCCCTTGCATCAGGCGAAATAGTTCTCTGCGACCGCTTCCTCGATTCCACAATTGTTTATCAAGGCCACGGCAGGCAGCTGGATCTCGGGATGATCCGCTCCATCATCGATCTCGCGGTCGGCGGCACGCGCCCAACTGTGACGCTGCTTTTGCGTGTTTCGCAGAACGTCAGTGAAGCAAGGCAGCGCGCGCGCGCGGCGCAGCAGCCAGTTGTGCGCGATCGTTTTGAGGAAGCGGATCGCAGTTTCTTCAGCCGCGTGGAATTGGGCTACGACGAAATCGCGCGGGCAGAGCGGGAACGTATTCGGATTGTCGAAGCCAATCAATCGGTTGAAGCGGTCGCCGCAGCGGTGTGGACGGAGGTGGAACGATTTCTCAAACCCCCTGCGTCTGCGTAA